In Leptospira licerasiae serovar Varillal str. VAR 010, the sequence ATTTTTATCCTCCTGATCGTTCCCAAATCCAAATTCCAAGAACATATCAAAACCCTGGCACAAATCGCAAAAACCCTCAATGTAAAAGAGGATCGCGAAAAGTTGATCCTTTCTAAAAATTTCGAAGAGATCCGGAAAGCTTTCTCCGCTTGAGAGGGTGAGAGTTTGTTAGAAGAAGCGAAACGCTTTTTGATCTTTGCGGTTTTTCTTTCCGCGATTTCAGTATTTTTTTCTCAGCTTAGATCTCTAAATAAGGAATTTTTAGAGGCAGATTCAGGTATCCAAGTCCAGGATTCCGCGGAAAAATCAACTAACACGGATTTTGCGGAAAAGTATCTGCAATTTTGGAAAGGTCTGGTAAGTTTCGATCTAGGAGAAACTGAATTGGGAGATCCTGTTCTTTCTCATATTCTTTCTAGATTTTGGCCTACATTACATTTGGCAGGGTTCGCAGTTTTAACAGGCTCATTCTTTTCCGTTTTTTTGGCTCTAGTTTCTTTACTTCCTCGTTTTGGTTTCTTGGGAGAAATTTTCGGATTTATCAGCCAACTCATCTTATCAACTCCCGTATTCGTAGTCTCCGTTTTTCTACTAGTATTTTTCTTTTTGATACTGGGTTGGCTTCCTCCCGGAGGCTATGAGCCTGGAAATACTGCGTATGTGATCTTGCCCGGAGTCGCGTTAGGTTCTAGAGTGTTTGCTCGGCTGTTTATTTTTGCTCACCAATTGGCGGGAACAGAAAAAAAGTCCGCTTATACAAATGTTCTTAAGGCGAGAGGATATTCGGAAAATAGAATATTATTTCGGCATATCCTGCTGAAAGTTTCTCCCGTACTTCTTATCTTAATATTATTGGATCTGAGTTCTTTATTATCCGGCGCTATCGTAGTAGAAGAAATATTCTTTTTCCCTGGGATAGGGAAATCCATGTATCACGCGATACGGACTATGGATTCTGCATTACTTTCCGCACTTTTGTTTTATAGCGGCACAATATTCTATATCCTGACTAGAGTTTCAGAAAGAATAAGAGACAGCCTTCTGGGTTGGGAGGCCGGCACAGCTTGAAAACTCTAAACCTGCTTCGTTATGGCACAATCTTTCTATATCTAGTTTTGGTAATATTGGGGATAGTATTCAAATCCGCGCCTACTGAATTGAATTTAAAGGAATCTTTTCTCCCTCCATCCTTTGATTTTCCATTCGGTAAGGATAGATTAGGAAGAGATGTTTTCTCCATGTTTGCGTATGGGAGTTTGGCAACGTTCTTATTTGCATTTCCGGCAAGAGTTCTTACATTAGTTGCGGCTTCCTTGATCGGTTTGGCGTCTTATACTAGTCCATTCTTTAAAAAGAATGTATTCTCTCCCTTGTCTTCCGTGTTTGTTTCTCTTCCTTCTTTACTATTGGCTTTGCTTGTAGTCCAAGTTTTCGGAGCCGGGCCGATCCCTTTGTTTTTAGCGATCGTACTTGGAGATTGGGCGCAAGCTTACGAAACAGTTCGGGCTAAGATAGACGAGGTAAGCACAAGCGGATATGCATTAGCCGCTTCTTGTTTTGGAGCAAGCAAGTCTTATGTTTTTAGGGCACATCTTCTTCCGCAGGCATTTCAAATATTGAGAGTGCTTTTGTTTACGGGACTTCCTGCCGTGGTGATGACTCTTGCAATATTCGGATTTTTAGGAATTTCGGCAGGGGGAGAAGTATTCGGACCAGGCCTCGGAGAACAAATTGCGTTTTCTAAAGATTATGCACAGAATGCTCCTTGGTCTTTGGTGTTTCCTACACTGGGAATTTTGGGATTAGTAATGGCTGTAGGGGGAAAACGTTCTTGAAATTGTTTTTCTTCAGAAAGCTATCTGCGCTTACATTATTAATTTGTTTTGTTCCCGCTTTTGTAGGAACTCCTACATACGCGATAGACGAATATTATCGTTTTCCTGAATATTCTTCTCCCGAAAAGATCCAATTCGAGAAAGAAAGAAAACTTTGCATTTTTCCTCTTAGGAATCTATCGGGAGACACATCTTTGGATTTTTATTCTTCCGGCTATGCTTCCGTTCTTTATTCGGGTTTAAAATCTTTAGTTCAGATCTATGACGAATCTCTGATCCCTAAATCCATTCAGCATTCTTTCGGCCCGAATCCTTCAGGTATTAAACCGAATTTGAGGGAAGGTGAATGGGATTATACGGGACTCGAAAAATTAAAGAAGGGAGAACTTTCCTTAAATGTATCCAGGGACCCTCGATACTTAATTTTAAAAGTGCAACCTTACGAAACAGAATCCGCTCCTGACGAAGGTTTTCTCATTCCGATTTCCAGAAAATACGACTGTTTTTATTCCACTTACGGAGAGTTCGAGAAGAAGGGAGAAGAACTCCGAATTAGTATCCGGATGAGATCTTCTAAAGACGGATCTAAAAAGGAATTCTCTCACAAAACGAGTATTAGGCGATCTTACCAGGAATTAAATCCGGTGATAGAGGAGATCCGCAAAACATTATTAGGAAAAAATACCAAAGCGCTTTCCGTCAAAACCGGAAACCAATACGATTCATTAGTATTTTTGGACGGAAACTATATAGGTAAAACTCCTTTAAAAAGGAACGATATTCTTTCCGGGATCCATGATATTCGGATCACTAAAAACGGATATTCTGACTGGATTGGACAGGTAGATCTTAGAGAATCACCTAAAGATCTGGATATCGTATTAGAAAAAGATAAAAAAGAAGGTTTTCTTTCCGTAGATTCCGATCCTCAAGGTGCTAAGGTTTATTTAGGTTCCGAATATTTGGGAGTCACTCCGCTGGTAAAAGTCCCTGTAAAAATAGGCTGGAACAGATTAAGGTTCGTCTTAGCGGATCATGTGGATCAATTCAAAGGAGTGGAGATCAAAAAAGGGGAAGTGTCCGAGATCAAAGCCAAGCTGAAAGAAGGAGAATCCG encodes:
- a CDS encoding ABC transporter permease subunit, with the translated sequence MKTLNLLRYGTIFLYLVLVILGIVFKSAPTELNLKESFLPPSFDFPFGKDRLGRDVFSMFAYGSLATFLFAFPARVLTLVAASLIGLASYTSPFFKKNVFSPLSSVFVSLPSLLLALLVVQVFGAGPIPLFLAIVLGDWAQAYETVRAKIDEVSTSGYALAASCFGASKSYVFRAHLLPQAFQILRVLLFTGLPAVVMTLAIFGFLGISAGGEVFGPGLGEQIAFSKDYAQNAPWSLVFPTLGILGLVMAVGGKRS
- a CDS encoding PEGA domain-containing protein translates to MKLFFFRKLSALTLLICFVPAFVGTPTYAIDEYYRFPEYSSPEKIQFEKERKLCIFPLRNLSGDTSLDFYSSGYASVLYSGLKSLVQIYDESLIPKSIQHSFGPNPSGIKPNLREGEWDYTGLEKLKKGELSLNVSRDPRYLILKVQPYETESAPDEGFLIPISRKYDCFYSTYGEFEKKGEELRISIRMRSSKDGSKKEFSHKTSIRRSYQELNPVIEEIRKTLLGKNTKALSVKTGNQYDSLVFLDGNYIGKTPLKRNDILSGIHDIRITKNGYSDWIGQVDLRESPKDLDIVLEKDKKEGFLSVDSDPQGAKVYLGSEYLGVTPLVKVPVKIGWNRLRFVLADHVDQFKGVEIKKGEVSEIKAKLKEGESVSYYRNKKYLFLDHTYDDFAIYSLYGSLFFYAGYYYFNLRADQALENARPMVQITNFVALQELQQSSPNTQTFALSYFYQESIYNDAKNKSDYFRSISGRFGKHQGIHGGLMLYGIGTMLLLSATFYALGLDSETLEVGVAPVKTMPTFVRGLEGQYETESYAKFNLKF
- a CDS encoding ABC transporter permease subunit; this translates as MLEEAKRFLIFAVFLSAISVFFSQLRSLNKEFLEADSGIQVQDSAEKSTNTDFAEKYLQFWKGLVSFDLGETELGDPVLSHILSRFWPTLHLAGFAVLTGSFFSVFLALVSLLPRFGFLGEIFGFISQLILSTPVFVVSVFLLVFFFLILGWLPPGGYEPGNTAYVILPGVALGSRVFARLFIFAHQLAGTEKKSAYTNVLKARGYSENRILFRHILLKVSPVLLILILLDLSSLLSGAIVVEEIFFFPGIGKSMYHAIRTMDSALLSALLFYSGTIFYILTRVSERIRDSLLGWEAGTA